The following coding sequences are from one Candidatus Omnitrophota bacterium window:
- a CDS encoding 50S ribosomal protein L19 — protein MRTGFDNFKSGDTVDVTQKIKEGETERLQIFSGVVMAVKGKKNPVTFTVRKVSYGVEIEKVYPYDLPAIQSVKIKSRGKVARAKLYYLRGLTGRAARIKEL, from the coding sequence ATGAGAACTGGATTTGACAATTTTAAGTCGGGGGATACGGTGGATGTGACGCAGAAGATCAAGGAGGGCGAGACTGAGCGCCTGCAGATTTTCAGCGGCGTGGTCATGGCGGTCAAGGGAAAAAAGAATCCTGTGACTTTTACCGTCAGGAAGGTGTCCTACGGCGTTGAAATAGAAAAAGTCTATCCTTACGACCTGCCAGCTATTCAATCGGTGAAGATAAAGAGCAGAGGCAAGGTGGCCCGCGCTAAACTTTATTATCTCAGGGGCCTCACCGGCCGCGCGGCGAGGATAAAAGAGCTGTAA
- the trmD gene encoding tRNA (guanosine(37)-N1)-methyltransferase TrmD: protein MKIDILTIFPEYFDGPLKSAMLGKALDRGLLEIRVTNIRDFTPDGKVDDSPFGGGAGMILKAEPVYKAAESVMAPGAEVIMLCPAGERFTQETAAALSGKEHIILINGRYEGIDERVAELLGARKISIGDFVLSGGEAASMVIIEAVTRLIPGFMGNPGSLRDESFIDGYVEYPQYTRPAEFMGLKVPEILLSGDHGKIEEYRKNKKRKVKA from the coding sequence ATGAAAATAGACATCCTCACGATATTTCCGGAATATTTTGACGGGCCGCTCAAAAGCGCCATGCTGGGCAAGGCGCTTGATAGGGGTTTGCTGGAAATAAGAGTGACGAATATAAGGGATTTTACCCCCGACGGCAAAGTGGATGACAGTCCCTTCGGCGGCGGGGCGGGCATGATATTGAAGGCCGAGCCCGTTTACAAGGCGGCGGAGAGCGTAATGGCTCCCGGAGCGGAAGTGATAATGCTGTGTCCGGCGGGAGAGCGTTTTACGCAGGAGACGGCCGCGGCTCTTTCCGGGAAAGAGCACATCATCCTCATAAACGGCCGATATGAGGGAATAGACGAGCGTGTGGCCGAGCTTCTGGGAGCGAGGAAGATCTCCATAGGGGATTTTGTCCTCAGCGGCGGCGAGGCGGCGTCAATGGTGATTATTGAGGCCGTGACGAGGCTTATACCGGGCTTTATGGGAAATCCCGGCAGCCTTAGGGACGAGTCTTTTATAGACGGTTATGTTGAGTATCCTCAATATACGAGGCCCGCGGAATTTATGGGCTTGAAGGTGCCGGAAATCCTTTTGAGCGGCGACCACGGAAAAATTGAGGAATATAGAAAAAATAAAAAGAGGAAGGTTAAAGCATGA